A stretch of the Candidatus Limnocylindrales bacterium genome encodes the following:
- a CDS encoding ATP-binding protein, whose amino-acid sequence MRFRADRAGLDQDMRMEAWDDTAAVVYDRELLAEIVTLRFVEAHQNLTLVGPAGVGKTHLAHALGHIATRRGISTLVVRGDRMLKALRHARLDNSYDAELRRLLAPDLLIIDDFALDVMDTTESRDAFEVLTERHRAGSIVITSNRDPAEWHALFADPLRAQSAIDRFASASYDLTIEGESYRARQKPQIARKSAAYAQRAAK is encoded by the coding sequence GTGCGGTTCCGCGCCGACCGCGCCGGCCTCGACCAGGACATGCGCATGGAAGCCTGGGACGATACCGCTGCAGTCGTATACGACCGCGAGCTGCTCGCCGAGATCGTAACGCTGCGCTTTGTCGAAGCGCACCAGAACCTGACTCTGGTCGGCCCAGCCGGCGTCGGCAAGACGCATCTGGCACACGCGCTCGGCCACATCGCGACCAGGCGCGGTATCTCGACGCTCGTCGTACGAGGTGACCGCATGCTCAAGGCGCTGCGGCACGCCAGGCTCGACAACTCCTACGACGCCGAGCTGCGCCGTCTGCTCGCGCCGGACTTGCTGATCATCGATGACTTTGCCCTGGACGTCATGGACACGACCGAGAGTCGCGATGCATTCGAGGTCCTCACTGAGCGGCACAGGGCCGGTTCGATCGTCATTACCTCCAACCGCGATCCGGCCGAATGGCACGCACTTTTTGCAGATCCGCTCAGGGCGCAGTCCGCCATCGACCGCTTCGCCAGCGCCTCCTACGACCTGACGATCGAAGGTGAGTCCTATCGCGCCAGGCAGAAGCCGCAAATCGCGCGAAAATCTGCAGCCTATGCCCAGCGAGCTGCCAAGTGA
- a CDS encoding ATP-binding protein, with product MRQRQHIKVALLIIDEMGFEPMSRQEASLFFRLVAHRYGRGSTLITTNKGIREWPELFAGDEVLATAILDRLLHRSKVLNISGRSYRLCDVERAAGPRNS from the coding sequence CTGCGTCAGCGACAGCACATAAAGGTGGCGCTGCTCATCATCGACGAGATGGGCTTCGAACCCATGAGCCGCCAGGAGGCCAGCCTGTTCTTCCGCCTCGTGGCCCACCGCTACGGGCGCGGCTCGACGCTGATTACGACGAACAAGGGCATCCGCGAGTGGCCTGAGCTCTTCGCAGGTGACGAGGTCCTGGCAACCGCCATCCTCGACCGCCTGCTGCACCGCTCGAAGGTGCTCAATATCTCGGGCCGAAGCTACCGGCTGTGCGATGTCGAGCGGGCGGCCGGACCAAGGAACAGCTGA
- a CDS encoding sigma factor-like helix-turn-helix DNA-binding protein, giving the protein MKLGVDARVTRRHLAELGTGSRQIARLLGVSESTVRYHLARQAAGASDRRADQPQRAAGVAEAITQYVES; this is encoded by the coding sequence GTGAAGCTGGGCGTCGACGCGAGGGTAACGAGGAGGCATCTGGCAGAGTTGGGGACGGGCAGCCGGCAGATCGCACGGCTGCTGGGCGTCTCCGAGAGCACGGTCCGCTATCACCTGGCCCGGCAGGCCGCCGGCGCCAGCGACCGGCGCGCCGACCAGCCGCAGCGCGCCGCAGGCGTGGCCGAAGCGATCACGCAGTACGTGGAATC